A single genomic interval of Helicoverpa zea isolate HzStark_Cry1AcR chromosome 19, ilHelZeax1.1, whole genome shotgun sequence harbors:
- the LOC124639459 gene encoding uncharacterized protein LOC124639459 isoform X3 encodes MANEDLLIRKRSAIKAKLTNFCNHVNVLMSCDSLSSLQRIELEGRLRKFDALYDEFDNLQLEIEVLSDKPDEAYGERAKFEERYHAVAAQARSLLISADAGVDGGSVAGSADKNTGASFRHNFVRLPKINLPTFDGSYQCWLEYRDTYLSLIHSSSAIDDISKFHYLRASLTGDAQQVIKNIDFKSEHYQLAWNLLCERYDNSRLLVKNHVQTLFNTPAILKESCVALRQFVDNINKQIRALKSLNEPTDQWSTLVVIMMSSRLDKVTNRDWEEYSNTLPKFPTLSEFCSFVSKRADLLETVEHSKSTNKEDGSTNSYTVNTNNSKKNYNTTKPKPNTNKEFNNCPLCKNNHFMFVCDDFRKLSVENRLAKVKELNVCFNCLRPGHSSKRCKLSHCKYCNRKHNTLLHVEQSNSTVQDPMPSSVALPTLLTDDVSGGAQLQNGTSESVVMSSDTAATTRSVLLSTALVTVVSTRGEKFDARILLDNDASERAFGCCVYLRSVNMEGAVKVQLLASKNRVAPIKPTTIPRLELCGALLGARLCAKVQSSITLPITRCQFWCDSTIVLSWLAMSPNVLKPFVRNRVNEIQESTAGHTWSYVPSRFNPADLVSRGLKADLISECSLWWSGPEFLLNDETHWPAMPNKAMKQDLPEVITSNFTDHSFLTDTQKHAQHTNTSLIHTLLHKYSNINRLQRVVAYILRFYNNVKNKIKDKNPLSIKELQDSLNFILRQAQMEMFSKEYDILKAGKTLPRKNRLICLSPFVDEDGLIRVGGRLDNSPYDYNIKHPILLCCKHHITKLIFHEYHYDLLHAGPQLLIASIRQVYWPLGGRNLSKSVVKHCIKCFKFKCQNIQPVMGQLPVNRTQLEFPFLNSSVDYAGPILIADRKGRGCKLVKAYLCIFVCLAVKAVHIELVTDLTKEGYMAALSRFVARRGKPKSILSDNGTNFVGTCNELQQFLQQSNISYEVAQRGIEFTFAPPYSPHFNGIAEAAVRSTKHHLKRLLQLTHFTYEEMVTCLTQIEAVLNSRPLTPLSSDPLDFTVLTPSHFLIGRSLIAVPHPQVSDVNIGRLERYHRVEHIKQHFWNRFHLEYISLLQQKTKWTSSTGQLAEGTLVLIKERGQPPMLWPLGRVTKVFPGSDGITRVAELKTRKGTILRSFNNICPLPLD; translated from the exons ATGGCTAATGAAGATTTGTTAATAAGAAAACGCAGTGCTATTAAAGCTAAGCTTACGAATTTTTGCAATCATGTTAATGTGCTTATGAGTTGCGATTCATTATCCAGTTTGCAGCGTATTGAGCTAGAGGGTCGCCTTCGTAAATTTGATGCTTTATACGATGAATTTGATAATTTGCAGTTGGAGATCGAGGTGCTCTCGGATAAGCCAGACGAGGCGTACGGGGAACGTGCCAAGTTTGAGGAGCGGTACCACGCGGTGGCAGCTCAGGCGCGCAGCCTGCTTATCAGCGCTGATGCCGGCGTTGACGGCGGGTCTGTAGCGGGCTCAGCGGATAAAAACACAGGTGCATCGTTCCGTCATAATTTTGTACGCTTACCTAAAATTAATTTGCCTACTTTCGATGGTAGTTATCAATGTTGGCTCGAGTATAGAGATACATATCTGTCACTTATTCACAGTAGTAGTGCTATCGATGATATTAGCAAATTTCATTATTTGCGCGCTTCGCTTACGGGAGATGCTCAGcaagtgataaaaaatatagattttaagaGCGAGCATTATCAATTAGCGTGGAATCTATTATGTGAGCGATATGATAATAGCAGGCTTCTAGTTAAAAACCATGTGCAAACTTTGTTTAATACTCCGGCAATTCTTAAAGAATCTTGTGTAGCCTTACGTCAATTTGTTGATAATATCAATAAGCAAATTAGAGCTTTAAAATCACTGAACGAGCCCACTGACCAGTGGAGTACACTGGTGGTGATTATGATGAGTAGCAGACTGGATAAGGTCACTAACAGAGACTGGGAAGAGTATAGCAATACCTTACCCAAATTTCCAACATTGTCAGaattttgttcgtttgttaGTAAAAGGGCTGATTTATTAGAGACAGTAGAACATAGCAAATCAACAAATAAGGAAGATGGTAGTACAAACAGTTACACAGTAAATactaataattctaaaaaaaactataatacaaCAAAACCTAAACCTAATACTAATAAGGAATTTAATAATTGTCCGTTGTgcaaaaataatcatttcatGTTTGTGTGTGATGATTTTCGTAAGTTGTCAGTAGAAAACCGTTTAGCAAAGGTGAAGGAGCTTAATGTGTGCTTTAATTGTTTACGTCCAGGGCATTCAAGTAAACGTTGCAAATTGTCAcactgtaaatattgtaatcgTAAGCATAACACGCTTTTACACGTAGAGCAGTCTAATTCAACTGTACAAGACCCAATGCCTAGTAGTGTAGCTCTGCCTACTTTACTGACTGATGACGTTTCTGGTGGTGCACAGTTACAAAACGGCACATCTGAAAGCGTTGTTATGTCAAGCGACACTGCAGCTACTACTCGTTCTGTTTTGCTTTCCACAGCTCTGGTGACAGTGGTCAGCACCCGAGGTGAGAAGTTCGACGCCAGGATCCTGCTGGATAACG ATGCCTCTGAGAGAGCCTTTGGTTGTTGCGTATATCTTCGGTCGGTGAATATGGAAGGTGCAGTCAAGGTACAACTTCTTGCATCGAAGAATCGCGTAGCACCAATAAAGCCTACTACCATTCCACGTCTCGAGCTTTGTGGGGCGTTGCTAGGCGCTAGACTGTGTGCTAAGGTACAAAGTTCCATTACTTTACCTATTACTAGATGCCAATTTTGGTGCGATTCAACAATAGTGTTGAGTTGGCTAGCTATGTCACCGAACGTATTGAAACCTTTCGTACGCAATCGCGTTAACGAGATACAGGAGAGTACTGCAGGTCATACGTGGAGTTACGTGCCGTCTAGATTCAATCCGGCAGATCTTGTTTCTCGTGGGCTGAAGGCTGACCTTATCAGCGAGTGTTCTTTATGGTGGTCAGGCCCAGAGTTCTTGTTAAATGATGAAACACACTGGCCAGCTATGCCCAACAAAGCTATGAAACAGGATCTACCAGAAGTAATTACATCTAACTTCACAGATCACTCGTTTCTCACAGACACACAAAAACACGCACAGCACACAAATACATCATTAATTCAtacattattacataaatattctaACATAAATCGTCTACAAAGAGTGGTGGCCTACATATTaagattttataataatgtaaagaaCAAAATCAAGGATAAAAATCCATTATCAATTAAAGAACTTCAAGATtctttaaatttcattttaagaCAAGCTCAAATGGAGATGTTTTCCAAAGAATATGACATTCTTAAAGCTGGTAAGACTTTGCCTCGCAAAAATAGATTGATTTGTTTGAGTCCTTTTGTTGACGAAGATGGTCTTATCCGTGTAGGCGGGAGACTTGATAATTCGCCTTATGACTATAATATCAAGCATCCAATTTTACTATGTTGCAAACATCATATCACTAAATTAATTTTCCACGAATATCATTACGATTTATTACACGCTGGCCCTCAATTGTTGATCGCAAGTATACGGCAAGTGTATTGGCCACTTGGAGGCAGAAATCTATCTAAATCAGTTGTAAAACACTGCATTAAATGTTTTAAGTTCAAGTGTCAAAATATTCAACCTGTCATGGGACAATTGCCTGTTAATAGGACTCAATTGGAATTCCCATTTTTAAATTCCAGTGTCGATTATGCCGGGCCAATATTGATAGCAGATCGAAAGGGGCGAGGGTGTAAACTTGTAAAGGCGTACCTATGCATCTTTGTTTGTCTTGCAGTGAAAGCTGTCCATATCGAGCTCGTTACAGACCTTACTAAGGAGGGCTATATGGCTGCTTTAAGCCGTTTTGTTGCTCGTCGTGGCAAACCCAAGAGCATCTTGTCTGACAATGGCACCAATTTTGTAGGCACTTGTAATGAGTTGCAACAATTCTTACAACAATCAAATATATCGTATGAAGTTGCACAAAGGGGTATTGAATTTACTTTTGCCCCTCCATATTCTCCACATTTCAACGGCATTGCTGAAGCTGCCGTTCGATCAACTAAACACCACCTGAAAAGACTATTACAGTTAACACACTTCACATACGAAGAAATGGTCACTTGTTTAACTCAAATAGAAGCTGTTCTTAATTCACGTCCTCTCACACCACTTTCCTCTGATCCGTTAGATTTTACTGTCCTTACTCCTTCACACTTTTTGATTGGACGATCACTAATAGCTGTTCCGCATCCACAGGTGTCTGATGTAAACATCGGCCGCTTGGAGCGCTACCACAGAGTGGAGCATATTAAGCAGCATTTCTGGAACCGATTCCATTTAGAATATATCTCTCTGCTGCAGCAAAAAACTAAGTGGACGTCATCTACAGGACAACTGGCAGAGGGAACGTTAGTTCTCATCAAGGAGAGAGGACAACCGCCAATGCTGTGGCCACTGGGACGTGTCACGAAGGTGTTCCCGGGGAGCGACGGGATAACGCGTGTGGCTGAGTTGAAGACGCGTAAGGGAACAATTCTACGTtcctttaataatatttgtccaCTTCCACTAGATTGA
- the LOC124639459 gene encoding uncharacterized protein LOC124639459 isoform X2, with protein sequence MANEDLLIRKRSAIKAKLTNFCNHVNVLMSCDSLSSLQRIELEGRLRKFDALYDEFDNLQLEIEVLSDKPDEAYGERAKFEERYHAVAAQARSLLISADAGVDGGSVAGSADKNTGASFRHNFVRLPKINLPTFDGSYQCWLEYRDTYLSLIHSSSAIDDISKFHYLRASLTGDAQQVIKNIDFKSEHYQLAWNLLCERYDNSRLLVKNHVQTLFNTPAILKESCVALRQFVDNINKQIRALKSLNEPTDQWSTLVVIMMSSRLDKVTNRDWEEYSNTLPKFPTLSEFCSFVSKRADLLETVEHSKSTNKEDGSTNSYTVNTNNSKKNYNTTKPKPNTNKEFNNCPLCKNNHFMFVCDDFRKLSVENRLAKVKELNVCFNCLRPGHSSKRCKLSHCKYCNRKHNTLLHVEQSNSTVQDPMPSSVALPTLLTDDVSGGAQLQNGTSESVVMSSDTAATTRSVLLSTALVTVVSTRGEKFDARILLDNGSTANFITETLCHKLGLPRRNVNSTISDASERAFGCCVYLRSVNMEGAVKVQLLASKNRVAPIKPTTIPRLELCGALLGARLCAKVQSSITLPITRCQFWCDSTIVLSWLAMSPNVLKPFVRNRVNEIQESTAGHTWSYVPSRFNPADLVSRGLKADLISECSLWWSGPEFLLNDETHWPAMPNKAMKQDLPEVITSNFTDHSFLTDTQKHAQHTNTSLIHTLLHKYSNINRLQRVVAYILRFYNNVKNKIKDKNPLSIKELQDSLNFILRQAQMEMFSKEYDILKAGKTLPRKNRLICLSPFVDEDGLIRVGGRLDNSPYDYNIKHPILLCCKHHITKLIFHEYHYDLLHAGPQLLIASIRQVYWPLGGRNLSKSVVKHCIKCFKFKCQNIQPVMGQLPVNRTQLEFPFLNSSVDYAGPILIADRKGRGCKLVKAYLCIFVCLAVKAVHIELVTDLTKEGYMAALSRFVARRGKPKSILSDNGTNFVGTCNELQQFLQQSNISYEVAQRGIEFTFAPPYSPHFNGIAEAAVRSTKHHLKRLLQLTHFTYEEMVTCLTQIEAVLNSRPLTPLSSDPLDFTVLTPSHFLIGRSLIAVPHPQVSDVNIGRLERYHRVEHIKQHFWNRFHLEYISLLQQKTKWTSSTGQLAEGTLVLIKERGQPPMLWPLGRVTKVFPGSDGITRVAELKTRKGTILRSFNNICPLPLD encoded by the exons ATGGCTAATGAAGATTTGTTAATAAGAAAACGCAGTGCTATTAAAGCTAAGCTTACGAATTTTTGCAATCATGTTAATGTGCTTATGAGTTGCGATTCATTATCCAGTTTGCAGCGTATTGAGCTAGAGGGTCGCCTTCGTAAATTTGATGCTTTATACGATGAATTTGATAATTTGCAGTTGGAGATCGAGGTGCTCTCGGATAAGCCAGACGAGGCGTACGGGGAACGTGCCAAGTTTGAGGAGCGGTACCACGCGGTGGCAGCTCAGGCGCGCAGCCTGCTTATCAGCGCTGATGCCGGCGTTGACGGCGGGTCTGTAGCGGGCTCAGCGGATAAAAACACAGGTGCATCGTTCCGTCATAATTTTGTACGCTTACCTAAAATTAATTTGCCTACTTTCGATGGTAGTTATCAATGTTGGCTCGAGTATAGAGATACATATCTGTCACTTATTCACAGTAGTAGTGCTATCGATGATATTAGCAAATTTCATTATTTGCGCGCTTCGCTTACGGGAGATGCTCAGcaagtgataaaaaatatagattttaagaGCGAGCATTATCAATTAGCGTGGAATCTATTATGTGAGCGATATGATAATAGCAGGCTTCTAGTTAAAAACCATGTGCAAACTTTGTTTAATACTCCGGCAATTCTTAAAGAATCTTGTGTAGCCTTACGTCAATTTGTTGATAATATCAATAAGCAAATTAGAGCTTTAAAATCACTGAACGAGCCCACTGACCAGTGGAGTACACTGGTGGTGATTATGATGAGTAGCAGACTGGATAAGGTCACTAACAGAGACTGGGAAGAGTATAGCAATACCTTACCCAAATTTCCAACATTGTCAGaattttgttcgtttgttaGTAAAAGGGCTGATTTATTAGAGACAGTAGAACATAGCAAATCAACAAATAAGGAAGATGGTAGTACAAACAGTTACACAGTAAATactaataattctaaaaaaaactataatacaaCAAAACCTAAACCTAATACTAATAAGGAATTTAATAATTGTCCGTTGTgcaaaaataatcatttcatGTTTGTGTGTGATGATTTTCGTAAGTTGTCAGTAGAAAACCGTTTAGCAAAGGTGAAGGAGCTTAATGTGTGCTTTAATTGTTTACGTCCAGGGCATTCAAGTAAACGTTGCAAATTGTCAcactgtaaatattgtaatcgTAAGCATAACACGCTTTTACACGTAGAGCAGTCTAATTCAACTGTACAAGACCCAATGCCTAGTAGTGTAGCTCTGCCTACTTTACTGACTGATGACGTTTCTGGTGGTGCACAGTTACAAAACGGCACATCTGAAAGCGTTGTTATGTCAAGCGACACTGCAGCTACTACTCGTTCTGTTTTGCTTTCCACAGCTCTGGTGACAGTGGTCAGCACCCGAGGTGAGAAGTTCGACGCCAGGATCCTGCTGGATAACGGTAGCACAGCTAATTTTATCACTGAAACACTGTGTCACAAGCTGGGATTGCCTAGACGTAACGTTAACTCCACGATATCAG ATGCCTCTGAGAGAGCCTTTGGTTGTTGCGTATATCTTCGGTCGGTGAATATGGAAGGTGCAGTCAAGGTACAACTTCTTGCATCGAAGAATCGCGTAGCACCAATAAAGCCTACTACCATTCCACGTCTCGAGCTTTGTGGGGCGTTGCTAGGCGCTAGACTGTGTGCTAAGGTACAAAGTTCCATTACTTTACCTATTACTAGATGCCAATTTTGGTGCGATTCAACAATAGTGTTGAGTTGGCTAGCTATGTCACCGAACGTATTGAAACCTTTCGTACGCAATCGCGTTAACGAGATACAGGAGAGTACTGCAGGTCATACGTGGAGTTACGTGCCGTCTAGATTCAATCCGGCAGATCTTGTTTCTCGTGGGCTGAAGGCTGACCTTATCAGCGAGTGTTCTTTATGGTGGTCAGGCCCAGAGTTCTTGTTAAATGATGAAACACACTGGCCAGCTATGCCCAACAAAGCTATGAAACAGGATCTACCAGAAGTAATTACATCTAACTTCACAGATCACTCGTTTCTCACAGACACACAAAAACACGCACAGCACACAAATACATCATTAATTCAtacattattacataaatattctaACATAAATCGTCTACAAAGAGTGGTGGCCTACATATTaagattttataataatgtaaagaaCAAAATCAAGGATAAAAATCCATTATCAATTAAAGAACTTCAAGATtctttaaatttcattttaagaCAAGCTCAAATGGAGATGTTTTCCAAAGAATATGACATTCTTAAAGCTGGTAAGACTTTGCCTCGCAAAAATAGATTGATTTGTTTGAGTCCTTTTGTTGACGAAGATGGTCTTATCCGTGTAGGCGGGAGACTTGATAATTCGCCTTATGACTATAATATCAAGCATCCAATTTTACTATGTTGCAAACATCATATCACTAAATTAATTTTCCACGAATATCATTACGATTTATTACACGCTGGCCCTCAATTGTTGATCGCAAGTATACGGCAAGTGTATTGGCCACTTGGAGGCAGAAATCTATCTAAATCAGTTGTAAAACACTGCATTAAATGTTTTAAGTTCAAGTGTCAAAATATTCAACCTGTCATGGGACAATTGCCTGTTAATAGGACTCAATTGGAATTCCCATTTTTAAATTCCAGTGTCGATTATGCCGGGCCAATATTGATAGCAGATCGAAAGGGGCGAGGGTGTAAACTTGTAAAGGCGTACCTATGCATCTTTGTTTGTCTTGCAGTGAAAGCTGTCCATATCGAGCTCGTTACAGACCTTACTAAGGAGGGCTATATGGCTGCTTTAAGCCGTTTTGTTGCTCGTCGTGGCAAACCCAAGAGCATCTTGTCTGACAATGGCACCAATTTTGTAGGCACTTGTAATGAGTTGCAACAATTCTTACAACAATCAAATATATCGTATGAAGTTGCACAAAGGGGTATTGAATTTACTTTTGCCCCTCCATATTCTCCACATTTCAACGGCATTGCTGAAGCTGCCGTTCGATCAACTAAACACCACCTGAAAAGACTATTACAGTTAACACACTTCACATACGAAGAAATGGTCACTTGTTTAACTCAAATAGAAGCTGTTCTTAATTCACGTCCTCTCACACCACTTTCCTCTGATCCGTTAGATTTTACTGTCCTTACTCCTTCACACTTTTTGATTGGACGATCACTAATAGCTGTTCCGCATCCACAGGTGTCTGATGTAAACATCGGCCGCTTGGAGCGCTACCACAGAGTGGAGCATATTAAGCAGCATTTCTGGAACCGATTCCATTTAGAATATATCTCTCTGCTGCAGCAAAAAACTAAGTGGACGTCATCTACAGGACAACTGGCAGAGGGAACGTTAGTTCTCATCAAGGAGAGAGGACAACCGCCAATGCTGTGGCCACTGGGACGTGTCACGAAGGTGTTCCCGGGGAGCGACGGGATAACGCGTGTGGCTGAGTTGAAGACGCGTAAGGGAACAATTCTACGTtcctttaataatatttgtccaCTTCCACTAGATTGA